In Helianthus annuus cultivar XRQ/B chromosome 9, HanXRQr2.0-SUNRISE, whole genome shotgun sequence, the following are encoded in one genomic region:
- the LOC110876545 gene encoding uncharacterized protein LOC110876545 gives MEKALARYGVTHRLSNAYHPQTSGQVENANRGVKRILEKTVGKSRKDWSEKLDDALWAFRTAYKTPLGTTPFMIVYGKAYHLPIELEHRALWALKTVNLDLTEAARKRLFQIHELEALRDAAYERSWSIKEKTKAMHDRRLRGLKEFKVGDRVLLFNSRLKLIAGKLKSRWTGPYVVKEVFPYGTVELYDEVDKGMWKVNGHRLKHYLGGPIDTTEEEEIPLEDPPTFTEQ, from the coding sequence ATGGAAAAGGCACTTGCACGATACGGTGTCACTCACCGTCTTTCTAACGCATATCACCCGCAAACTAGTGGCCAAGTAGAGAATGCTAATCGAGGGGTGAAGAGAATTCTAGAAAAAACGGTAGGAAaaagtagaaaggattggtcggaaAAGCTCGATGACGCTCTGTGGGCATTCCGCACCGCCTATAAAACACCGTTAGGAACGACACCCTTCATGATTGTGTATGGCAAGGCTTACCATCTTCCGATAGAGTTAGAACATAGAGCTTTATGGGCATTGAAAACCGTTAACCTCGACCTTACCGAAGCCGCAAGAAAAAGGTTATTCCAAATCCATGAATTGGAAGCTTTAAGGGATGCCGCCTATGAACGATCTTGGAGTATCAAGGAAAAGACTAAGGCGATGCATGATAGGAGGTTGCGTGGATTGAAAGAGTTTAAGGTAGGTGATAGAGTGCTCCTATTCAATTCAAGATTGAAATTGATAGCGGGGAAGTTGAAATCAAGATGGACTGGACCGTACGTGGTAAAGGAGGTGTTTCCATACGGTACCGTAGAGTTATATGACGAAGTGGATAAAGGTATGTGGAAGGTAAACGGTCATCGCTTGAAACATTACTTGGGAGGTCCCATTGATACTACCGAAGAGGAAGAAATTCCTCTAGAGGATCCACCCACCTTCACCGAACAGTGA
- the LOC110879086 gene encoding uncharacterized protein LOC110879086 produces the protein MENRPREAKKKNKGRVSKPSRDGSSGANAQPQPPYGYTSQPPFYFQQPPHPSFYNTQQPNFGYFQNLLSMDAPPQSPAFDPYAYRSPQVPSTRGNVERPLPIDEDDEDDEVVPETQNLGDDDEEYEYNVDEDAGNEEDEAREKKGKTVSEKWTKEQEEALAKAWVHCSTNKKKGNQQSRESFWGKILEHFNKTIGGSNRTVHQVRSKWNPMHAKINFFNGLYQQADRTRASGCQDLDVMKVALKEFKERFPSGFQHIEAWEVVRKHEKWAQVPLMGEEGEGSAHKRKPVEVDFSIPDINEDPSPQRAQRRDKRQATSSEGSSAELAAQFKVYTAMKEAKQAVELEAIELRKKRESEARELISVQIETMKNYNYDRDMKTFLKPHDDVPPSMLPIILARKREIANKYGWPCDF, from the exons atggagaaccgaCCCCGCGAGGCCAAGAAAAAAAATAAGGGGCGGGTATCGAAACCGTCTCGAgatggttcgagcggtgcaaatgctcaaccacaacccccttacggatacacttcacaacccccgttttaTTTCCAACAACCTCCACACCCCtcgttttacaacacccaacaacccaatttcggctattttcaaaatttgctatcaatggacgctcctcctcaatcccccgccttcgacccatatgCTTATCGTTCTCCACAagttccttctacacgaggaaatgtcgaacgtcctctacctattGACGAGGACGACGAGGACGAtgaggtagtgcccgaaactcaaaatttgggcgacgacGACGAGGAATATGAATATAATGTGGACGAAGACGCGGGCAACGAAGAAGACGAGGCTCGAGAAAAAAAAGGGAAAACGGTGAGCGAAAAATGGACAAAAgaacaagaagaggcgttggcgaaggcgtgggtacattgtTCTACCAACAAAAAAAAGGGCAATCAACAAAGTCGCGAAAGTTTTTGGGGTAAAATTTTAGAGCACTTTAACAAAACTATcggtggaagtaaccggaccgttcatcaagtacggtctaaatggaacccgatgcatgcgaaaataaactttttcaacggcctataccaacaagcg gatcgcacacgagcAAGTGGATGTCAAGATCTCGACGTGATGAAAGTcgcgttaaaagaatttaaagaaaGATTTCCAAGCGGTTTTCAACACATCGAggcgtgggaggtcgttcgaaaacacgagaaatgggcccaagtcccattgaTGGGCGAGGAAGGTGAAGGTTCGGCACATAAAAGAAAGCCGGTTGAAGTAGACTTTTCAATACCGGATATTAACGAAGATCCCTCGCCACAAAGAgcacaacggcgagacaagcgtcaagctacatcgtccgagggaagctcggccgagttggcggcacaattcaaagtgtacaccgccatgaaagaagcgaagcaagcggtagaattggaggcgatcgaattgaggaaaaaaagagagtcggaggctcgcgagctcatatcggTACAAATcgagacgatgaaaaactacaattacgatcgagatatgaaaacctTCCTTAAGCCGCACGACGATGTTCCGCCAAGTATGTTGCCGATCATCCTAGCCCGAAAGCGAgaaatcgctaacaagtacgggtggccatgcgatttctag